The Parachlamydia acanthamoebae genome includes a region encoding these proteins:
- a CDS encoding cbb3-type cytochrome c oxidase subunit I, producing MTASTSSASAIPFDDTPAKWLIYPAIIFMLIGMLTGVFIAFNGFIFPDYFAGEYIHFGKIRPVHVGHVTLLWLLSANAGLFFYFVPRLCGVPLWSSKLAYVTIALWWSSLIIGTYSLPWGTNFGWEYAELPVYVSWIPTKVMFALAWILFSLNLYMTIFTRKYEKMYVSLWYVMGNLFWTAFTVIAGFFAINWVPGGISKVNVSWFYVHNLVGLIFTPMGLATAYYALPKLANVPIYSHRLSMIGFWSLAFVYSWVGAHHMIHGPISQWLQTTAIIFSIWLFIPVWTVVTNIFATLSGYWEKYSQNVPIRFIMMGNIFYLLTCIQGPLMGLRNINEITSKTDWVIGHSHISLYATFTFFAIAGIYQALPALTKKPLWSQALADWHFSLNLFGSLPFLLALWIGGYLQGMMWATWAEGTTYAEFHQKLAILPFLETIAEMRIWWIWRGIGGVIILIGNILFAINIFNTIVLKSTETIPMEKEAAQS from the coding sequence ATGACAGCCTCCACATCTTCAGCAAGTGCCATTCCTTTTGATGACACACCTGCCAAATGGCTCATTTATCCCGCGATTATTTTCATGCTCATTGGCATGTTAACTGGTGTGTTTATCGCCTTTAATGGTTTTATTTTTCCCGATTACTTTGCCGGGGAATACATACATTTTGGTAAAATTCGTCCTGTACACGTAGGGCATGTGACGTTACTGTGGCTGCTTTCTGCAAATGCAGGCTTATTCTTTTATTTTGTCCCTCGCTTGTGTGGCGTGCCTTTATGGAGCAGCAAGCTGGCTTATGTCACGATTGCTTTATGGTGGTCTTCCCTTATTATTGGAACCTATTCTCTTCCATGGGGCACAAATTTTGGCTGGGAATATGCTGAATTGCCAGTTTATGTCTCTTGGATTCCGACGAAAGTGATGTTTGCACTGGCATGGATTTTATTTAGCTTAAATTTGTACATGACCATTTTTACACGCAAATATGAGAAGATGTATGTCTCTCTTTGGTATGTGATGGGCAATTTATTCTGGACTGCTTTTACTGTGATTGCAGGTTTTTTTGCTATCAATTGGGTTCCGGGAGGGATTTCTAAAGTTAATGTCAGTTGGTTTTATGTGCACAATCTTGTGGGTCTTATTTTCACTCCGATGGGATTAGCAACGGCTTATTATGCGCTTCCTAAACTTGCAAATGTGCCGATTTATAGTCACCGCCTTTCTATGATTGGATTTTGGTCGCTTGCTTTTGTTTACTCTTGGGTGGGCGCTCACCATATGATCCATGGACCTATTTCACAATGGTTACAAACCACGGCGATTATCTTTTCAATTTGGCTTTTTATACCTGTTTGGACGGTTGTAACGAATATTTTTGCAACTCTAAGTGGATACTGGGAAAAGTATTCACAAAATGTTCCGATTCGCTTCATCATGATGGGCAATATTTTCTATTTGCTTACCTGCATTCAAGGTCCTTTAATGGGATTGAGAAATATCAATGAAATCACCTCGAAAACGGATTGGGTGATTGGACATTCTCATATTTCTCTTTACGCAACTTTCACCTTTTTTGCGATTGCAGGGATCTATCAAGCACTTCCCGCCTTAACCAAAAAGCCTTTATGGTCTCAAGCTCTTGCTGACTGGCATTTTTCTCTTAATCTTTTTGGCAGCCTTCCTTTTCTTTTAGCCTTATGGATCGGAGGGTATCTTCAAGGGATGATGTGGGCAACCTGGGCGGAAGGAACGACTTACGCTGAATTTCACCAAAAATTAGCGATTCTTCCTTTTCTTGAAACAATTGCCGAAATGCGCATTTGGTGGATCTGGAGAGGGATTGGAGGCGTTATCATCTTAATTGGGAACATTTTGTTTGCAATTAACATATTCAATACAATCGTTTTGAAAAGTACAGAAACCATTCCAATGGAAAAAGAGGCGGCACAGTCATGA